The proteins below are encoded in one region of Pectinophora gossypiella chromosome 26, ilPecGoss1.1, whole genome shotgun sequence:
- the LOC126378553 gene encoding uncharacterized protein LOC126378553, producing the protein MSDSTVPAVPEWSPKYMVRVVREVIKHDVLCGDYKNPCNYSREKLSSLRSAAWRQVSAALRADCRRFPVMYCAYVSTTQQYLHTNVALSTGLKPMNKEPLLQMLWDFV; encoded by the exons ATGAGCGACTCAACAG TACCGGCAGTACCGGAGTGGTCTCCGAAGTACATGGTGCGCGTGGTACGGGAAGTCATAAAACATGATGTTCTCTGTGGAGACTACAAAAATCCATGCAACTATTCACGGGAAAAG TTGAGCTCGCTGCGCAGCGCGGCGTGGCGGCAGGTGAGTGCGGCGCTGCGGGCCGACTGCCGCCGCTTCCCGGTCATGTACTGTGCATACGTGAGTACTACACAGCAGTACCTACATACCAATGTCGCTTTAAGCACCGGCTTAAAGCCCATGAACAAGGAGCCATTACTGCAAATGTTGtgggattttgtatga